In Capsicum annuum cultivar UCD-10X-F1 chromosome 11, UCD10Xv1.1, whole genome shotgun sequence, one genomic interval encodes:
- the LOC107843075 gene encoding protein-lysine N-methyltransferase EFM3, with product MVQKNKIQVTGARLATERGCGPWGKRKTETSITTMSTEEEDDMVCLDESFFINDDYQITDFTFGPHLLHLYCLQSSSTDFDLTGQLVWPGAVLLNDYLTKNANMLQGCSCIELGSGVGLTGVLCSRFCREVVMTDHNDEVLKILKENIKLQESSDDSMCCTELKAEKLEWGNSDQLNCILQGHPEGFDLVLGADICFQQANVPLLFDTVEQLLKDRDQSKCKFILAYVSRAKVMDAMVINEAIRHGLQINEVSGTRRIIKNLEGVIFEITTNH from the exons ATGGTCcaaaagaacaaaattcaagtgACAGGAGCGCGCTTGGCAACTGAGCGCGGTTGTGGGCCGTGGGGCAAGAGGAAGACAGAAACCAGCATCACCACCATGAGTactgaagaagaagatgatatgGTGTGCTTGGATGAATCTTTCTTCATCAATGACGA TTACCAGATTACTGATTTTACATTTGGCCCTCATCTTCTTCACCTTTACTGCCTCCAATCTTCTTCaa CTGATTTTGATTTGACAGGACAGTTGGTGTGGCCTGGGGCAGTTCTGTTGAATGATTATCTTACAAAGAATGCTAACATGCTCCAAGGATGTTCTTGCATCGAACTAGGCTCTGGTGTTG GTTTAACTGGAGTACTCTGCAGTAGATTCTGTCGTGAAGTAGTGATGACAGATCATAACGATGAAGTTCTCAAG ATTCTGAAGGAAAACATAAAGCTGCAGGAATCTTCAGATGATTCTATGTGTTGTACAG AATTAAAAGCTGAGAAGCTGGAATGGGGAAACTCTGATCAGCTGAATTGCATATTACAGGGGCATCCAGAAGGATTTGATTTAGTCCTCGGAGCTGACATCT GTTTTCAGCAGGCAAATGTTCCTTTGCTTTTTGATACTGTTGAGCAGCTACTTAAAGATCGTGACCAGAGCAAATGCAAATTTATTTTGGCCTATGTTTCACGAGCAAAAGT CATGGATGCTATGGTCATCAATGAAGCAATTCGGCATGGTCTGCAGATAAATGAAGTTTCTGGGACTCGGCGTATTATCAAGAATCTTGAAGGAGTTATATTTGAGATTACAACTAATCACTAG